The Cryptosporangium minutisporangium genomic sequence TGGTGCGCGACCGAGGCTGGCAACAGACCCGGATGGCGGACGTCGCCGACGCGGCCGGGGTGAGCAGGCAGACCGTCTACCAGCTGTTCGGCTCGCGCGAGGAACTCGCGCAGCACTACGTGCTCCGGGAGGCCGACCGGTTCCTCGGCACGGTGGAGGACGCGGTCGCGGGCAACGCCGACGACCCCTACGCGGCGGTGGAGGCAGCGCTCGACGCGTTCCTCACCGGCGCGGCCGACAACCTGATGGTCAAGGCGATCCTCTGCGGTGACGGCAGCAGCGACCTCCTGCCGCTGGTCACCACCCAGAGCTTGCCGGTCATCGAGGTGGCGAGGGAGCGGCTGATCGCGGTGATCGACGCGCACTGGCCGACGCTCGCCGAGGGCGACGTGCGGGTGTTCGCCGAGACGATCGTCCGGCTGGCGATCAGCCACGCCACGGTGGCCAGCGGCGACACGTCGCGCGCGGTACAGGACGTCGCCGTGGTCCTGCGCCCGTTCATCGCCGAGGTGTTCGCGCAGGCGTCGTCCTAGCCGTCCGAAGTGCTAGCCGTCCGCAAAGCCCGAGCCGTCCGGCCCGCCCCAGCCGTCCGGCGCGAGTCGGCGATAGCGGCCGTGCGCGAACACCAGCGGGTCGTTCTCGGCGCGCAGCCCGGCCGCGGTGACGCGGCCGGTCACGAACAGGTGGTCCCCGGCCGGACTCACCGACTCCAGCGCGCAGTCGATCCAGGCGATGACGCCGTCGAGCACCGGAGCGGTGGACATCGGAGCGGGACGCCATCCGACGCCCGCGAATCGGTCGGCTACCGCTCCGGCGAACCGGTGGGCCAGCGGCTCCTGGTCGACCCCGAGCATGTTCACGCAGAACGCGCCGACCTGCTCGATCGCCGGCCACGACCGCGAGGTCACCGCGGGGAAGAACCCGACCAGCGGCGGCTCCAGCGAGACCGCGGTGAACGAGTTGATCGACAGCCCGACCGGGCCCGGGACGGTCGCCGCGGTGACGATGACGACGCCGGTCGCGAAGTGGCCGAGCACCTGCCGATACGTGTGACGGTTCACAACCCGATCAGCCTACCCGCCGGTAGTGTCAGGTCGTGTTCGCCGCATACGCCGCACGTATCGATGACGCCGATCCGCTCTCCGCTCTCGAGGTGGGAGACGTACCGGATCCCACCCCGCCGGACGGCTGGGTCGTGGTCGACGTCGTCGCCAGTGCTCTCAACCACCACGATCTCTGGTCGCTGAAGGGCGTCGGCCTGGGCGAGGACGCGCTGCCGATGATCCTCGGCTGCGACGCCGCCGGCCGCGACCCCGACGGTAACGAGGTCGTCGTCTACCCCGTGGTCGCCGACCCGGCGACCGGGAAGACCTCGATCCTCTCGGAGAAGTTCCCCGGGACGCTGGCCGAGAAGGTCGCGGTGCCGCGGGCTTCGCTGGTGCCCAAGCCGGCCGAGCTCTCGTTCGCCGAGGCCGCGTGCCTACCGACGGCGTGGCTCACCGCGTACCGGATGCTGGTCTCCTGCGGGCAGGTGGGGCCGGGCTCGTCCGTCCTGGTGCAGGGTGCCGGCGGTGGCGTCGCGACGGCGGCGGTCGCGATCGGCGTAGCGCTCGGCGCGACCGTGTACGCGACGAGCCGGGACGCCTCGAAGCGGGAGCGAGCCGAGAAGCTCGGCGCGGTCGCGGTGGAAAGTGGTGCTCGGCTGCCCGAGCGCGTCGATTGCGTGATCGAGACCGTGGGTGAGGCGACGTTCGACCACTCGCAGAAGTCGCTGAAGCCGGGCGGCCGGCTGGTGGTGTCCGGA encodes the following:
- a CDS encoding zinc-binding dehydrogenase produces the protein MFAAYAARIDDADPLSALEVGDVPDPTPPDGWVVVDVVASALNHHDLWSLKGVGLGEDALPMILGCDAAGRDPDGNEVVVYPVVADPATGKTSILSEKFPGTLAEKVAVPRASLVPKPAELSFAEAACLPTAWLTAYRMLVSCGQVGPGSSVLVQGAGGGVATAAVAIGVALGATVYATSRDASKRERAEKLGAVAVESGARLPERVDCVIETVGEATFDHSQKSLKPGGRLVVSGATSGHLPRLDLRRLFFHNISVLGTSMGSPEELAGLLALCARTGLRPIIDSTFTLANVRDAFAHLHAGDVFGKVVVTA
- a CDS encoding flavin reductase family protein, producing MNRHTYRQVLGHFATGVVIVTAATVPGPVGLSINSFTAVSLEPPLVGFFPAVTSRSWPAIEQVGAFCVNMLGVDQEPLAHRFAGAVADRFAGVGWRPAPMSTAPVLDGVIAWIDCALESVSPAGDHLFVTGRVTAAGLRAENDPLVFAHGRYRRLAPDGWGGPDGSGFADG
- a CDS encoding TetR family transcriptional regulator; this translates as MSTDEFVGAGSSEGRRRYVERARAGMREAVLDAVEVLVRDRGWQQTRMADVADAAGVSRQTVYQLFGSREELAQHYVLREADRFLGTVEDAVAGNADDPYAAVEAALDAFLTGAADNLMVKAILCGDGSSDLLPLVTTQSLPVIEVARERLIAVIDAHWPTLAEGDVRVFAETIVRLAISHATVASGDTSRAVQDVAVVLRPFIAEVFAQASS